Below is a window of Phocoena sinus isolate mPhoSin1 chromosome 2, mPhoSin1.pri, whole genome shotgun sequence DNA.
TCAGAAAGCACCTTTTTGGGGGATGAAGGGAGGTTAAGTCCAGTTATTCGTGGACTGAAAGGAAAAGGGAACTTGAGCATGGAGGGGCTGCTCCAAGTCTGATCCGGAAACGCGGGCTGCTCTGCAGGCCTGGACTCCTCGCTCAGGTCCTCAGGGCCCCACTCCCAACCTCctccctccgccccctcccccgccccgtccTACTCAGGGAGGCCAAGGACCTACACCTGGCAATTGCAGTGACTGCACTTTACCAACAAAACGTCTATCTAGGTGTCTGGGGACAGCACAAGTCCTGGcactgtggggagggagaaggaaaagaagatggagcggcggagggggggtgggggggggagaggaGGCTGAAGACAGACGCAGGTGTGGCCCAGGAGCCCGAGTCCCTGGCTGAGGCCCAGGTGTGACAACGGGACACCCGGAGTGGGAGTGGCTGGTGCCCGGCATGGAGGTGGGCACTGTGAAGGGTTCGCCTGGCTCTCAGCAACCGTGAAGGACGTGCACCCACTGCAGTTTGGACACACCGACCAAGGCAGGGGACCCTCAGATTCAGAGAGCGCCACCCACTGTGTGCCCCTTGGGCTGGCATCCCTGTCCCTAACCTAGCAGTTTGGGAGAGCGGTCAGCCATGTGGCCGAGCTGGCTGATGGCCTTGCTTGAATGAGAAAGGacaacagaaaacattttaaaaaattgtgtcaGGAAAGTAAAACCCAGGGGGGCACATTCAGCTCTGTGGTCCCCTCAGCCTTGATGCCTGATTCCCATCTGCACGCAGAAGGGAGGCCCGTGTATCACTAACCTGTGTGTGCCGGTCCCCCATGGGATGCACTCCCCCCAGTGCTCCGGGTCACGAGAGCCAAGCTGGAAACTGGAAACAGCAGGCGGTGGTCTGAGGGGCTCTGCTGTCTCTGGGGACGGGGGAGAAACTGTCATCTTGGTTCCAGTCTGCCCAGACCCCTCATCCGCAGCCTGGTTTCTGGGTGTCACCGGCACACCCACGGGAGGGACAGGAGCTCTTTCCAACACCAGCTGCGTTCCTGCCCTGGCCCCAGGGGTTCTCACGATAGGTTCTAAAGCTGGTTAAATGCAGGCAGGGTGTGATGCCAGGAGGCCGGACAGAGACGCAGAAAGACACCTCACCCCTTCCAGCTTAAGTGCTGGCAGGCACACAGGTCCCCATACTTCAAGGCACCCACCAGGACAGAGGGGATTGAATGCCAGCTCCCCAGCCAGGTCCACACTGGCAACTGTAGACCCGTGGACACTGTGCAGGGAGACCTGGAACCTCCCCTTCCTTACCTCTGCTTCTTTCCCTCCCGCAGCACTGAGCACACGTTCCATGAAAGGTCCCTAGGGATGACGTCAGTGCTTCTTTTGGCAGATGGGACCATGATGCAcatctgagcctctgaggtgacaACGGGCTTGGCTCTCTGCTCATGGCACCGGGGCAGCCACGTCCATGGCACCTAGACGTTCCGTCCACTCTTACGGGCTTGCTCCCAAGCCTGCACCTGTAGGAGTTCAGCCACCCCCGACTGTTGAGGCTGCGAGAGGATGAGCCCAAAGAGGCCGAGCCTGCAAGGCCCCGCGGTCAGAGCACTGGTTTCTTTTCCTGCACGAAGGGGGCTCTGCAGCTGCCCCGCCGGGGCCAGTTCCCAAACCAGACCCCGGCTTTTCCCTTGGACTGTTCCGATGGGTGGAAATACAGAGTGTTGGTGCTGGAAGGATGATAGCAATGGTAGCtgtcatttattaagcacctactgcatACCAGGCATGTTAAGATGATTTCTGATCCTCACAAGTGCTGGAGGAGGCGCGATTCTCATCATCAGGTCACGGTGGAGGCCATGGAGCTCTAGGGAGGCTGTGAGTGAGATCAGGGGCACAGACCTGCAtccaaccccagctctgccccttaccAGCTGTGGGACAGGCTGCTTTCTTAAGCTCTCGGTGTCTCGGCTTCCTCATCTATAGACGGGGAAGCTGCAAAGGGTGGCCCCCCGTAGGGTGGTAGTGAGTTACTGCACAGGCAGTGTGCTCACAGCAGGGCCCGGCGCCCAGGAAGGGCTGCCAGAGTGTCAGCTGTCACCATGGGGAGGACGAGTGATTTGGGCCCAGTCGGCAGGGCAGCAATAACTACATCCCCAGTCtgtctggccccagagcccatgctcttccctttacatatgaggaaacgtGCATGGTGGGGAGGGTGTCAGGAAAGAGGACTTGTCAAGATGGGCCAGCTGCTCTGTGACTGTCCCAGGGCTGGTAGCCCTCTCTGATGACCCCAGGTGTAGTGTCCAACCCACGAAAACACTGAAATAATCTCAGACAAGCCCCTTCGGCCTTGGGGTTATCTGATGCCACCTCTGGGAGCCAGGGTTTAACGCGGGAAGCACTGTCTCTTGCTTTTGCACCACACGGGCCCTCTCCAGCCCTGACTTTCTTCAAACCGCACTTCCCAACAACTTGATCATGAATGTAAGAAATCCATGAACACAGACCACTGTTCCTTCCCCACCATAATCGACTCAGATCTTAGAAGCTCTACATGGATTTTTAACCACCCTTTGCTGCCAACTTCTccattttatttgaaacaaatattCAAGATTTACCTTGCCTATACTCCTCTCTGTTCGCTACGCCCATCAATACAAGATTTCACCGCACTTCCAAAAAGCACAAAAAGAGAGATTCCTGCCTCTTTTAAACCCTGGACTTAACAAGGATCATTTCCATTGGAACCAGAGAAAAACAGACGTTTTCTTTATTCCCCGGTggcctctttctccctttcaaaTTTCCCTCCAAGAAGGTGAATACAAACGTGTTACAACCGACTCCCAGCTTTAAGAGACGAATCACCTCACCGCGGTTTGGCACAGAGACAGAAGGGAACAAGAGAGCACAGCAGAGTTGGGGGGCCGGGGAAAGGAGGTGGTGTTTCTCAGGAGGCCAGACCCTGGTTGTCAGCCTCCAAGAGTGCCCCTCGTCCCAGGGCCCTGGTTCACAGCGGATGGAGGTGCCGGGTGCGCTTTAGGGATCCCACGTGGAGGGCTCCCAGAGGGCACACCGTGCCCTCCCTGGGGCATGAGCGGCCAGTGAGGCTGTGACCATTCTCCTGCCCTGGTCGGTGCACAGGGACGTCCCTGAGCTTCTGCTCCCGAGGGATGGAACATTTGGGGTTTGCTGGGCTTGGGAGCGGCCTGTGTCATCCTTCAAGGAGAAGGTGGAGAGGTAGGCAGGAACGAGGAGAGGAGATGAAAGGGGGACAGACAGCTGGATCAGGTCAACCAGCAGAGGAGCAGTGCCCGGAGGGGCCGGGGGAACGGAGGTAGGTCCTCCGGCGCCACGCGCGGAGCCCGGAcacccggggtgggggtgggggtgggtctgCGGCCGCCCTTGGAAACCAGCAAGCGCACGAACACCTCGTAGCGCACCAGCTCGTCCCCGTCCACGTCCGCCGCCCGGATCATCTCGTCCACTTCCTGGTCGCTCGGCTTCTCGCCCAGCCGGGTCATCACGTGCTGCAGCTCGGCCGTGCCCATCAGGCCGTTGCCGTCCTTGTCGAAGACGCAGAAGGCCTCCCGGATCTGGTCCTTGGCGTCCCTGCCCTTCACCTTCCCGGCCATTAGGCCCAGGAGCTCGGGGAAGCCCACGGTGCTGCTGCCGTCGCGCTCCAGCTCGCCCACCAGGTCCCGGAGTTCAGCCTCAGTGGGGTTCTGGCCCGGCGACCAAAGGACGGTGCCCAGCTCCCGCGTGCTGATGGCGCCGTCTCCATCCTCATCGAACGGGGAGAGGGCCTCCTTGAACTCGGCCACCTGCACCTCGGTCAGCTGCTCGGCCCTGACCATTGCGGGGAGGCAGTCCAGCACACGGACATGGCCGGGCACCGGGAGGTGGCCGGCGGCTGGCGTTCTGGCCCCGGCTTGACTTGCTGGCGCTGAAGGAGGAGCCGGGGTGTCCCTCACCGTGCACGCTCCCCGCCCTGGGGTTGCCTGAAGTCCGGGTCCTGTTGAAACAGGAGTCCAGGCCCAGGCAGTGGGCCGGCCGGCTAGTTGCACTGACGCCAGCAGCTCTGGGAAAGGCCGGGCTCTCCTCCCCACCGCCCAGAGCCCCCGGGACTAGTGGGGACACCTCCAGAGAGGCTGGTAGACAGCCTCTAGAGAGATGAGTTCTGGGTTTGCCTACCGgaatcccacccctccagtctTCACACCCTCCACTCAGTAAAACCACTGGCTCTGAGCTCTTTCCTGCCTGCAGCTGAGGGTTTTGGCAGGAGGAAGAACAGACCTTGTCTTTGCCTGAAAAgaactctctttccttttctttggtttcCAAAGTCTGAAAACCTTAGGGTTCCCAAGAGGGTTTTCAGAggaggtgaaaagaaaaatatatttttttcagatagaaGCAGGCTGTCCCCAGATCCTCCAGAGGCTCATATGTATTCCAAGCACAACACAGCTAGTTAGCGAGGAAACTAACAGAAACAAGCAAGATAATGAGATACTTTCAATAAATGCTATCAAGGAAATAAAGGGTGGTGATGGACAGCAGGTGGGGAGGTTACTTCTGCAGCGATGGTTGTGGAAGTCTTCTCTGCAGAGGTGGCACACAAGGGTGACCTGAGGGGGAGAAGGGGCCTTCCAGGCGGAGGCCAACAGGTTCCAGGTCCAAAGGTGGGAGAGGCTCAGTGTGGCCAAGGGACAGAAAAGAGGCTGGTGCAGCTGCAGCCCAGGGTGAAGGGGAGAAAGCAggagatgaagaaaggaagacaagCGAGATTTGTCAGAGGCGAGAGGAATTCACGTTTATCCTCCAATGCACGGGAACCCCTGCACATTTTAGCAAGGCCATGTCTGAAAGTCTGAGCTTCTGGTTTCGGGAATGGGAATGGACAGAGCTGAAGAAAGGGGTGTTTTTAAGAGGAGGTTCTCGAGAAGGTGAAGTGGGATGCCCACCAGGCACACACGCTCCGAGCTCGACTCCCAGGAAGCCCGGGGAAGGACCAGCCACGGAGTGAGAAGAGGTGGCTTTGCCTGTGGGAATCCATGCAGATCCAAAGTGGTGAGACCCAGAGGAGCCAACAAAGGACTGAAGGAGAGGAACGAGGCTGGATGCTGCCCGACTTCGAAACTTACTGTCAAGTGGCAGTGATCCAGACAGTGTGGTGCTGGCTGGAGAGCAGACAAGTAGATCAGTGTAACAGAATAGGGAACCTAGAGAGGGACCCCTATCAAAAGAGTCACCTGAGCTTTGACAATGGAGCAAAGAcggtctcttcaacaaatggtgctggaacaactggacgtccacctgcaaaaaaaaaaaaaaaaagaatctgggcACAGACCTTATACCCATCACAAGTAACTAAATGgaccatagacctaaatgtaaacacAAAACTAGAAAACTCCTAAAAGATAACGTAGGGGAAAATCtggatgaccttgggtttggtgatgatACAAACCCAAGGTCTGTAGTTTGAGTTTGGGTTGGATTTAGATGATGatctgtgaaagaaagaaatgagaaactgAATGCTTTAGTCCGAACGTGtctcccctcaaattcatatgctgGGGGGACATATTCATGAAATGCTGCAAGGGCAGGAGCAGGAGAACCACTGGACAACGGCGTGTAGCTGACAGCACCCTGGGGAACCAAGGGCCAGCATCACGATGAAACTTGTGCCTGACACTGTCCTGCTGATGGACTGCATCCTGCCTCACCTACGAAGGGTAAGTGGACAACAGGTATCTGCAGGTTTCTTGGTCATGGCCTGTGTTCTTCAAAAAGACACGTTGAAAGGGAGCTCAGTAAGAGTTTTAAACAGAGTTGCTCATGACTCACAAGACACAGGGCTGTGACAACTAAATTGTTGCAACTCGCTGGTTAGGAAACTACGACAGAGGGAATGTTTTTAATTTGCTAGGCTTCTATATTCTCCCCCTGCGGCCTCTCAGCGCACTGATTCCTTTCCCTCCAGCATATACTTGTGGTCTTAGGACccatttaaacatttcaaaattacCGGGGACTctaaagagctttttaaaatgtctgtcgATATTTACTAGGTTTgaaattaaaactaataaaatttaaaaatatttaaatatatttttatgtatttataacttttaaaaaacaaattaaaaaaacccattaCATGTCAACACAAATAACGTAGtttcataaaaaaattatactgtataaaaaataagagtggtacctgaaaacataattttgcaaatctctttaacgCCTGGATTTATGAAAGCATGTCTGCTTCTGCACTTGATCTGTGGGAAGATGTTCTGATGTGAAGTGCATGATAACCCAGCTTCACACAGCTATGCACAGCTGGCAAAGGAGAGAGCATTTAATGACCCTTTCAGGTAACTGtggttatttcttctttggtacCATATCAAAATTTGACAGGCGGTAGCTTCTTAAAGGTTGGTTGTAGCGTGAACTCTGAAACCATGCCAACGAACTTTCCGtcctgttacattaaaatccattgctCACTCCTGtgctttgaatggatcttttactCATGCATGATTCTGTGATGCtatgcattggtcatttggaaaatccTGATTTACTGAGTTCTGCAGATCTTCTGGATGTTGAATCAttgtatgtataattttaaaaaatcacattcgTTAATATTACCACCAATCCCATTAGAAAAGTCTTTAAGTATTGGGAAGTCTCAAGCTCACAGTGGCAAATACAAAATCTAGAAAGTTCTAATTTTCATTTGGATGCTGAAATTTTATTATtgcaacaaatactgtcagttaTTTTCCTTGAAGTGCCAGGCTCACTTCATCGCTTTTTGAGAAAATGCCAAATACCAAGCCTGAGTAACCACAGTTTGTCTATCAGCTGTTTTTCCCCAAAAACtggtgttccatgaaaaaagcTTACCTTGTGACTTATGTATGCACACAAGTGCTTTTCTTACAACAAATCACTAGACTACTCAGCAGAGTATTAAGAGAATTAAGGATGTGCATGCAAGggttgaaataataattttactaCTTCTGCAAGAACATTCTTAAAGGaagctggctttttaaaaacttgagacCATGTGGTGGTGAAGGCTATAAGGACTGCTGGTACAGGAGCCTTGATTCTTGCTAAGGGGCTGGTGATTTCACCCACCAGTGCTCTGAGCTCAGTGCGAAAAGCTGACACGGTGAAAGTGGCAAACCGTGTCTGGCATTACGAGAATAGTTGTGACCACCCAGGCTTCCTGAAAGGGTACTGGGGACACCCTCCCCTCAAATGGATCCATGGAACACACTTGGAGGACCACAGTGGTAGAGTTGAGAATCAGGAGTGAACCCGGTGTAGAATTACCTGGGCTGGAGGTGAGAGGCACCGAGGATGCTGGGATCCTGCTGGGAACAGCGGGGTTGGCCTTACAGAGTATAGTGTTAATAAGGACCTCAACAGACCCACAACAGGGGAGGGCCTGCTGCAGCTACATCCTTAGAAGAGCAGATGACCCAAGGTGTTGCCTTCCCCGCTGAAATGGTGCTACTATAGCTTTTGTTAAACAGAATTTGTGCCTCTCCTGCTGGGCACTATAGAGAAAGATATAGATTGGGATGCTTAGTCTTTTCAACCAGATCCATTCCTGTGCCCTCCTAGAATGGGTGTGGCCAcgggcctctctctctccctctttttctcccacCCCCCCATTTCCATACAGCCACTCACCAGCCCTAACATTTACTTATCTACTTCCTTTCCCCCCAGCAAAATGCAAACACCTTGTCTTAGTGTTATCATGTTGCTATAACAACATGCCACCCCCTGGGGGGCTTGTTAACAGCAGAAACTTATTGCTCACAGTCCTGGAGTCAGGAAGTCTGAGGCCTGGGGAGGCCTGGCGGGgggagggccctcttccaggttgcagacttctTGTGTCCTCCATCACTGGATGGAAAGGACCTGGGCTCTCTCTGGACTCTCTTTAATGTCACTAATCCCATTGATGGAGGATCCTCCCTCCGGAACTCATCATCTCCCAAAAGCCCTGCCGACTGATACCATCacctggggg
It encodes the following:
- the LOC116749952 gene encoding calmodulin-like protein 3, whose translation is MVRAEQLTEVQVAEFKEALSPFDEDGDGAISTRELGTVLWSPGQNPTEAELRDLVGELERDGSSTVGFPELLGLMAGKVKGRDAKDQIREAFCVFDKDGNGLMGTAELQHVMTRLGEKPSDQEVDEMIRAADVDGDELVRYEVFVRLLVSKGGRRPTPTPTPGVRAPRVAPEDLPPFPRPLRALLLCWLT